The following are encoded together in the Montipora foliosa isolate CH-2021 chromosome 12, ASM3666993v2, whole genome shotgun sequence genome:
- the LOC137980595 gene encoding uncharacterized protein: protein MEEELRRWGKILSEVDKAVDAAQEFLNKDCDVGDRSSKDIAYSDRRVSSNLKLPRIELPKFNGDVLKFRNFWDQFEAAVHNNVDLPNVQKFTYLRSVLTGNALKAIDGFEVTEANYEAALECLKHRYGRKRMIISFLVKSVIKMDAKSVVNASSLRDLYDTFMNRTRALEALGEDPMSHGCILLPLFETKLPPQLLEKWELTLADTQEDEIGLELFFKCLNRHVVSKEAGERTSNGNITPGNHSSDKGKENRRKS, encoded by the coding sequence ATGGAGGAGGAACTCCGAAGATGGGGTAAAattctgagtgaagtagataaaGCTGTGGATGCTGCTCAAGAATTCCTAAATAAAGATTGCGATGTGGGAGATCGCTCCTCGAAGGATATTGCATACAGTGACCGTCGTGTATCCTCAAATCTGAAATTACCGAGAATTGAGTTGCCAAAGTTTAATGGCGATGTGTTGAAATTTCGAAACTTCTGGGATCAGTTTGAAGCTGCAGTGCATAACAATGTTGATTTACCAAATGTTCAGAAGTTTACTTATCTACGCTCGGTGCTAACTGGAAATGCCTTGAAAGCAAtagacggatttgaagtaaccGAAGCAAATTATGAAGCAGCTCTTGAATGCCTTAAACACAGGTATGGAAGAAAACGCATGATCATCTCATTTCTAGTGAAATCTGTCATCAAGATGGATGCTAAGTCAGTTGTTAATGCATCCTCCCTCAGAGATCTCTATGATACTTTTATGAACAGAACTAGAGCTTTAGAGGCTCTTGGAGAAGATCCAATGAGCCATGGATGTATTTTGTTACCCCTTTTTGAGACCAAGTTACCACCTCAGTTATTGGAAAAATGGGAGTTGACACTTGCAGACACTCAAGAAGATGAAATAGGCCTTGAATTGTTCTTTAAATGTCTTAACCGACATGTTGTGTCCAAAGAAGCAGGAGAAAGAACTTCAAATGGGAACATCACCCCAGGCAATCACAGTTCTgataaaggtaaagaaaaccgAAGAAAGTCTTAA
- the LOC137980593 gene encoding uncharacterized protein, which yields MQLKDVTIPRCFGNGITQDSVVEVHGFGDASPNSYGAAVYIRIRDKQDNVSSQLVISKSRVAPMKKVSLPRLELLAAVVNARLLKFVVGALPMKVARVVRWSDSMVTLHWIKGQSSSWKPFVANRVAEVQSTWDPECWRYCGSKENPADLLTRELSCSDIISRTVWWNGPQWMSSPCEPLPAQPENEAAPAEACEEKRATHVYTAVLAEPLIDMSRYETWLKLIRGTAYVLRAVKLFKTKSRSCERELSADEVRQAEIKCCMWVQEVVYNEEFEKLKAGEVLPSNSRLLKLDPYYDRDDQVLRVGGRLQFADLPEQSKHQIILPHGHPEVAKMVQDVHKNMLHAGTETILSTLRQKVWLTQGRREVKRVIRRCVACQRQRVGPCAQKMGQLPEERISCSRASAHVGTDFVGPLYVKEDLNIKKAYVCIFTCASSRMVHLELTHSLTTDEFLQAFSRMTSRRGLCHTVWSDNAQTFNAASREIQKLYDEPTTESQRMWSTLDQDQIKSEFSSRGIKWKFITERSPWRGGWWERFCRAIKEPLRKVLGRALLTFSELNTFLVRIEGIINSRPLTAVSDDCRDPLPITPAHLAIGRPINQLPERKESSLEETSKRTVERYLYLQRLLNHYWKRWKQEYLHLLSVRNKWHKEIPSIRVGDIVLISDDNVPRTKWPLDKVERVYPGNDGLVRTATVRAHNSFYNRPVQRLHKLEIESAASQVSPEAEDPVHGGEKPQTNTVNAASIPVSKPKLSVVLPEGGQGGENVTTRTRSRRVIKKPERLDL from the coding sequence ATGCAGCTAAAAGATGTGACTATCCCTCGATGCTTCGGAAATGGTATTACGCAAGACTCTGTGGTAGAGGTGCATGGTTTTGGAGATGCTTCCCCCAATTCGTATGGAGCAGCAGTGTACATTCGAATAAGAGACAAGCAAGACAATGTATCCTCACAGCTGGTAATATCGAAGTCCAGAGTCGCGCCCATGAAGAAGGTGTCACTTCCAAGGCTGGAACTTTTAGCAGCAGTTGTAAATGCCAGGTTGCTAAAATTTGTTGTAGGGGCTTTGCCAATGAAGGTGGCTAGGGTTGTGCGTTGGTCAGATAGTATGGTGACACTGCATTGGATAAAAGGGCAGAGTTCATCCTGGAAGCCATTTGTTGCCAATCGTGTGGCTGAGGTACAGTCAACATGGGATCCTGAGTGTTGGAGGTATTGTGGAAGTAAGGAGAATCCTGCAGACTTGTTGACGCGTGAGTTAAGCTGTAGTGATATAATTTCACGCACTGTGTGGTGGAATGGACCCCAATGGATGTCTTCGCCTTGTGAACCACTACCCGCTCAACCCGAAAACGAGGCTGCTCCCGCCGAAGCTTGCGAGGAAAAAAGAGCTACCCATGTGTATACAGCAGTCCTTGCAGAACCACTGATTGATATGTCACGCTACGAGACATGGTTAAAGTTGATTCGAGGAACTGCTTATGTATTGAGAGCGGTCAAATTGTTTAAGACTAAGTCTAGGTCTTGTGAAAGGGAACTGTCAGCGGACGAGGTGAGGCAAGCCGAGATTAAATGTTGTATGTGGGTGCAGGAAGTGGTCTACAACGAAGAATTCGAGAAACTGAAAGCTGGAGAGGTACTTCCCAGTAACAGCCGCCTCCTGAAACTGGACCCTTATTATGACAGAGATGATCAGGTATTAAGAGTTGGTGGGAGACTACAGTTTGCTGATCTTCCCGAACAGAGCAAGCATCAAATAATCTTGCCTCATGGACATCCTGAAGTTGCCAAGATGGTGCAAGATGTACATAAGAACATGTTGCATGCTGGTACAGAAACGATATTATCAACTTTAAGGCAGAAAGTTTGGCTAACTCAAGGAAGACGTGAGGTTAAACGTGTTATCAGAAGATGTGTAGCTTGCCAAAGACAACGAGTTGGACCTTGTGCCCAGAAAATGGGTCAGCTGCCAGAGGAGAGAATTTCCTGTTCACGAGCTTCCGCGCATGTTGGAACTGATTTTGTGGGACCACTGTATGTGAAAGAAGATTTAAACATTAAGAAAGCATACGTGTGCATTTTCACATGCGCATCATCTCGTATGGTTCACCTGGAACTTACACATAGTTTGACAACTGATGAGTTCCTTCAAGCTTTTAGTCGCATGACGAGTCGCAGAGGTCTTTGCCATACAGTGTGGTCAGACAATGCACAAACCTTCAACGCAGCAAGCAGGGAAATTCAGAAATTATACGATGAACCCACTACTGAAAGTCAAAGAATGTGGAGTACGCTAGATCAGGATCAAATCAAGTCAGAGTTCTCATCGCGAGGGATCAAGTGGAAATTCATCACAGAGCGTTCCCCATGGAGAGGTGGATGGTGGGAACGATTTTGCAGAGCGATAAAAGAACCACTGCGTAAAGTCCTTGGAAGGGCACTTCTCACCTTTTCTGAGCTAAACACGTTTCTGGTCAGAATCGAAGGTATCATTAACTCGCGGCCGTTGACCGCAGTAAGTGATGATTGCAGAGACCCGTTACCTATTACGCCTGCTCATCTTGCAATTGGTAGGCCAATTAATCAGTTaccagaaaggaaagaaagtagCTTAGAGGAGACCAGTAAGAGAACTGTCGAAAGGTATCTCTACCTGCAGAGACTACTCAATCACTACTGGAAGCGTTGGAAACAAGAGTACCTACATCTCCTATCGGTAAGAAACAAGTGGCATAAAGAGATCCCTTCTATTCGAGTAGGCGACATTGTACTTATTTCTGACGACAATGTGCCGCGCACCAAATGGCCGTTGGATAAAGTTGAAAGGGTTTATCCAGGTAACGACGGACTTGTACGGACCGCTACAGTTAGAGCGCATAACAGTTTCTACAACAGACCCGTTCAACGTTTACACAAGTTAGAGATTGAGTCAGCAGCTTCACAAGTAAGCCCGGAAGCAGAGGATCCAGTCCATGGTGGGGAGAAGCCACAGACGAACACTGTTAATGCTGCAAGTATACCTGTTTCCAAGCCTAAATTGAGCGTTGTCCTCCCCGAAGGAGGACAAGGTGGGGAGAATGTTACAACCCGTACCCGTTCTAGAAGAGTGATAAAGAAGCCTGAGAGACTGGACCTATGA
- the LOC137980594 gene encoding uncharacterized protein, with translation MDFHKNSHLQGLTLADSYPRGSVQVDVLIGADHYYSFVTKVCKRGSSSESLVAVESCLGWIVTGQVNRQSRQTSSMLTVVENGGVNETLKRFWELESIGIAEIEDPVMSQEEECAVADFNRGLNFDGHNYEVQLPWKRDPPKLESNYAQAFRRLESVERKLRQDPVKAMAYKTAINEYVAKGFEEEVPYQSDDNGTVRYLPHHAVFRDDKRTTKCRIVFDASAREGGDASLMDCILPGPPLQPNLASVLIRFRTHKICLIADIEKMFLQVKLAPEDRDVHRCLWRDLQPNEAPKVCRMQRLTFGVNASPFLAIATVHAHVNKYKEMSPYAVEEILQNMYVDDCLTGADTVDSTLKLQQEMSEITMTAAFNLTKWAGNSELVMDAIDPAKRASSQFVEFNSSDALKALDVSWDLNSDHFRFLAPSGIISSFPSLLEPKSFSKSCG, from the coding sequence ATGGACTTCCATAAGAACTCTCATCTTCAAGGCTTAACTCTTGCAGATAGTTATCCTCGTGGTTCAGTTCAAGTGGATGTTCTTATTGGTGCAGACCACTACTACTCATTTGTGACTAAGGTCTGTAAGAGAGGTAGTTCCAGTGAGTCACTTGTTGCTGTAGAATCTTGCCTCGGCTGGATCGTCACGGGACAAGTAAACCGCCAATCAAGGCAAACTTCATCCATGCTGACAGTTGTAGAAAACGGAGGAGTTAACGAAACATTGAAAAGATTCTGGGAACTGGAATCAATTGGTATTGCAGAGATCGAGGACCCTGTTATGTCACAAGAGGAAGAATGTGCTGTTGCTGACTTCAATAGAGGATTGAACTTTGATGGACATAACTATGAGGTGCaactaccatggaaacgagaTCCTCCAAAGCTAGAAAGTAATTATGCACAAGCTTTCAGACGCCTGGAAAGTGTTGAAAGAAAGTTAAGGCAAGACCCTGTGAAAGCTATGGCTTACAAAACAGCGATCAATGAATATGTAGCGAAAGGTTTTGAAGAGGAAGTACCTTATCAGAGTGATGACAATGGAACTGTGCGGTACTTACCGCATCATGCTGTATTTCGTGATGACAAAAGAACGACAAAATGCAGAATCGTATTTGATGCTTCCGCACGAGAAGGAGGTGATGCTTCCCTTATGGATTGTATTCTTCCTGGTCCTCCTTTACAGCCGAACCTTGCATCTGTACTGATTCGATTTAGAACACACAAAATTTGTCTCATAGCAGACATTGAAAAGATGTTTCTGCAAGTCAAACTAGCACCAGAGGACAGAGATGTTCACCGCTGCCTGTGGAGAGATTTACAGCCTAACGAAGCACCAAAGGTGTGCAGAATGCAGAGATTGACTTTCGGTGTGAACGCAAGTCCTTTCCTTGCAATTGCTACAGTCCACgctcatgtaaacaaatacaaagaaatgtcccCGTATGCAGtagaagaaattttacaaaatatgtatgTCGATGACTGCCTCACAGGAGCCGATACAGTAGATTCAACTTTGAAGCTTCAACAAGAAATGTCAGAAATTACGATGACAGCGGCATTCAATTTGACCAAGTGGGCAGGTAACTCAGAGCTAGTAATGGATGCTATTGACCCAGCTAAAAGAGCCTCATCGCAATTCGTGGAGTTCAATTCGAGCGACGCCCTAAAAGCACTTGACGTGTCATGGGACTTGAACTCTGACCACTTTAGATTCCTCGCACCGAGTGGAATCATCTCATCTTTCCCTTCACTATTAGagccaaaatccttttccaagaGTTGTGGTTGA
- the LOC137980592 gene encoding ryncolin-1-like, with protein sequence MAFQLALLFTGILVGTTAKTSQLTEIKEAIAALKTNQTGVFKNCADVYNSGEKINGVYKIDPDGLGEFEVYCDQKTAGGGWTVFQKRQDGSVDFFRAWDAYKRGFGNLNGEFWLGLDKIHRLTVSSSNKLGVDLEDIHGNTAFAEYSSVTVASERAKYQLSLGTYSGTARDSLGYHRGQAFSTKDRDNDNYSANCASSYKGAWWYNNCHYSNLNGLYLNGKTDGSGMTWYYWKNSHYSVKRSEMKIRPQNF encoded by the exons ATGGCATTCCAGCTAGCTCTGCTTTTTACTGGGATTCTTGTTGGGACAACTGCCAAAACGTCT CAACTCACTGAAATCAAAGAAGCAATCGCTGCGCTCAAAACAAACCAAACTGGCG TCTTCAAGAACTGCGCCGATGTTTACAATTCTGGCGAAAAGATCAATGGCGTGTACAAAATCGACCCCGATGGTTTGGGAGAATTTGAAGTGTACTGTGATCAAAAAACGGCTGGCGGAGGATGGACGgtctttcaaaaaagacaagacGGCTCCGTAGATTTCTTCCGCGCGTGGGACGCCTACAAACGAGGCTTTGGTAATCTAAATGGTGAGTTTTGGCTTGGACTGGACAAGATTCATCGCCTGACTGTAAGCAGCAGCAACAAGCTTGGCGTGGACTTGGAAGACATTCATGGAAATACAGCATTTGCCGAGTACAGTTCAGTTACAGTGGCAAGTGAGCGAGCAAAATACCAGCTGAGTTTGGGGACATATTCAG GCACGGCACGTGATTCCCTTGGCTATCACCGCGGCCAAGCGTTTAGCACCAAGGATCGCGATAATGATAACTATTCAGCCAACTGTGCATCAAGCTATAAAGGTGCCTGGTGGTACAACAATTGTCACTACTCCAACCTGAATGGTCTGTATCTTAATGGCAAGACCGATGGAAGTGGAATGACCTGGTATTATTGGAAAAATAGTCACTACTCTGTCAAGCGGTCTGAGATGAAAATACGACCACAGAACTTTTAA